Sequence from the Fulvivirga ligni genome:
AAAAGGAATGTTGTCTTTTTTAATCCTTTATAATGCTCTACTATACTCCTATTCATTTCAATTAACGGATCGGCCATGAATAGTGCGGAAAACTCGGAGTCTGGGACTTTGGGTTTTAGCACTGAACTTAGCAGAGTTTTGTTTTGGAAAGTAATTTAGTGAGAAGACTTTTCGAAACAAAACGAAGCGGGAGGTAAAGTGAAACAGTTCATAATAGGTTATTTATAGCTATTGTTATGCTTTTATTTTATTTTTTATTACAATCAATACGATTCCAATTCCGATAAATAAAAGTATTCCAATGCCGTATTTTTTAAGCCTATTATTTTCTTTAAGGAATTGAGGAGTTGTTATTGAGTTTTCAATTTCACCAGATTTAAGGTCAATCCTTATTTCTTTAGAGTCTTCTGTTTTAATTTTTAAGTAAGTCGAGTCCGAAAGATAGTTAGGGATTAACTCATATTCATCAATCCAAATTTGATGCGAAACAGTATGTGAATAATTATCGGCAATTAATTTTAGGTCTTTTCCACTTAGTTTTCTAATATTTTTCTTAGTGTATATTACAACTTGATTTGGTGGTTCTTCCATGTCCAACCAAAAATTGATGTAAACATAAACTTGGCCATCATTTGATAATATTCCGCCTCCATACCCGTCATGGTAAAACTCTGAAGACCAATTCAAATTAGAGTCAGGTTTAAGTTCAAATATGTTAATAGTCCATCTTCTATCCCATGGTTCTTTTAAGGAATCTGCTTTGTCAAATTCAATGTCTGCTCGATATAAACCATTATCGGACTTAATTGAAAATTCGCACCAACAAGGAGGTTCGTCTGCCAAGGCAAATTGACAGAATCCGACAAATAATATGGTTAACAGTCTTTTCATTAATTGAGCATAACATCCGTATAAGGGAAACAGAACATTTCCATATTTCTTTTATGGGTCAATCTAATTAATTTCATTTTAAAAATGACTAGCAGTGTTGGTGAGACTTTTAATGTAGGAGCTCGCCTATGTTAAAAGTTGTAGTAGTTATACCACCATGCCGAGCATGGCGGCAACGGAGCTTTTACTTTCTCCAGTACCTTATTTGTTCTAAACGAACCTTAGCCTGTTCCTCTGTATATTCCGTCTTTTTAAGCTGTTCTACCAGTTGATATTCACCAAATGTCAAACTATGAATATTTGGACCTTTATCAATCATGTTGAATTCTCCACAAGAATTGCATTTTACAATATCAAAGGCAAAATCCGGAATTCCGTCTTCTTTTTTTGTTATGAAAGTTTCGAGTTTAGCATGGCAGTTAGTACAATCTTGCGAAAGAGTTTCTATCACTTTTGACGAACCTTTGAAAATTGAAGCAACCTTCAACATTCCATTTAAGAGTGAACCGTATAACCATTTGTACAA
This genomic interval carries:
- a CDS encoding DUF4844 domain-containing protein; amino-acid sequence: MMNELQRFLKKNKFSNSEWENRGLNPSSLELSQKMYELLNDCCQNLIVLSENGATNKAFKKELKKGLATFNKADFDTEEREFICDYFLELSQIVEVNFKDELYKWLYGSLLNGMLKVASIFKGSSKVIETLSQDCTNCHAKLETFITKKEDGIPDFAFDIVKCNSCGEFNMIDKGPNIHSLTFGEYQLVEQLKKTEYTEEQAKVRLEQIRYWRK